Proteins from a genomic interval of Marmoricola sp. OAE513:
- a CDS encoding DMT family transporter, with protein sequence MTTTPAPPAGSSTTAPPAWQPVAAIATTLLLWASAFVAIRHLGHEVSPGALSLGRLLIAALALSVVLLRSPRNRFTRTEILLLLGCGVAWFGIYNLALNASEQKIDAATAAMVVQVGPILIALLAALFLGEKLTGSLLLGMAVAFGGVVVIGSAMRGDGGSDLDGVLLALLAAATYAIGVVCQKVLLRRLTGLEVTCYACWIGVVVCLPWVGDLSDVVTHGSAQTLLLIGYLGLFPTAVAFLTWAFALRFTDAGKQSLTTFLVPVIATVLAWVLLDEVPPVLAFVGGAVCIGGVLVTRRKPKVPPAG encoded by the coding sequence GTGACGACGACCCCAGCTCCCCCCGCCGGTTCGAGCACCACCGCACCGCCGGCCTGGCAGCCGGTCGCGGCGATCGCGACGACGTTGCTGCTGTGGGCCTCGGCCTTCGTCGCGATCCGGCACCTCGGGCACGAGGTCAGCCCGGGTGCGCTCTCGTTGGGCCGGCTGCTCATCGCGGCGCTGGCGCTCTCGGTGGTGCTGCTGCGTTCCCCGCGCAACCGGTTCACCCGCACCGAGATCCTCCTGCTGCTCGGCTGCGGGGTCGCGTGGTTCGGCATCTACAACCTGGCCCTGAACGCGAGCGAGCAGAAGATCGACGCCGCCACGGCCGCCATGGTGGTCCAGGTCGGCCCGATCCTGATCGCGCTGCTCGCGGCGCTCTTCCTCGGCGAGAAGCTCACCGGGTCGCTGCTGCTCGGCATGGCGGTCGCCTTCGGTGGCGTGGTCGTGATCGGCAGTGCGATGCGCGGCGACGGAGGCTCCGACCTGGACGGCGTGCTGCTCGCCCTGCTCGCAGCGGCTACCTACGCCATCGGTGTGGTGTGCCAGAAGGTGTTGCTGCGACGTCTCACCGGACTCGAGGTCACCTGCTACGCCTGCTGGATCGGCGTCGTGGTGTGCCTCCCGTGGGTGGGCGACCTGTCGGACGTGGTGACGCACGGATCGGCGCAGACTCTGCTGCTGATCGGGTACCTCGGGCTCTTCCCGACGGCCGTCGCGTTCCTCACCTGGGCGTTCGCCCTGCGCTTCACCGACGCCGGCAAGCAGTCGCTGACCACGTTCCTGGTGCCGGTGATCGCCACGGTGCTGGCCTGGGTGCTGCTCGACGAGGTCCCGCCGGTCCTCGCCTTCGTCGGCGGTGCTGTGTGCATCGGCGGGGTCCTCGTCACCCGGCGCAAGCCGAAGGTGCCGCCGGCCGGTTAG
- a CDS encoding response regulator transcription factor encodes MTRVLVVEDEESYSDALSYMLRKEGFDVAIAATGPDALTEFDRAGADIVLLDLMLPGMPGTEVCRQIRQTSNVPVIMVSAKDDEVDKVVGLELGADDYITKPYSPRELVARIRAVLRRGTEPDLAPLTLEAGPVRMDTERHVVTIDGEDVRLPLKEFELLEMFLRNPGRVLTRGQLIDRVWGSDYVGDTKTLDVHVKRLRAKIEPSPAEPVFLTTVRGLGYKLDL; translated from the coding sequence ATGACCCGAGTCCTGGTAGTCGAGGACGAGGAGAGCTACAGCGACGCCCTGTCGTACATGCTCCGCAAGGAGGGCTTCGACGTGGCGATCGCCGCCACCGGCCCCGACGCACTGACCGAGTTCGACCGTGCCGGCGCGGACATCGTGCTGCTCGACCTGATGCTTCCGGGCATGCCCGGCACCGAGGTGTGCCGGCAGATCCGGCAGACGTCCAACGTCCCGGTGATCATGGTCAGCGCGAAGGACGACGAGGTCGACAAGGTCGTCGGTCTCGAGCTCGGCGCGGACGACTACATCACCAAGCCCTACTCACCGCGCGAGCTGGTCGCCCGGATCCGCGCGGTGCTGCGCCGAGGCACCGAACCCGACCTGGCACCCCTGACGCTCGAGGCCGGCCCGGTCCGGATGGACACCGAGCGGCACGTCGTCACCATCGACGGCGAGGACGTCCGGCTGCCGCTCAAGGAGTTCGAGCTCCTCGAGATGTTCCTGCGCAACCCCGGCCGGGTGCTCACCCGCGGTCAGCTGATCGACCGGGTCTGGGGATCGGACTACGTGGGCGACACCAAGACGCTCGACGTGCACGTGAAGCGGCTCCGGGCGAAGATCGAGCCCAGTCCCGCGGAGCCGGTCTTCCTCACCACGGTGCGAGGACTCGGGTACAAGCTCGACCTCTGA
- a CDS encoding NAD-dependent protein deacetylase: MTSALPTATPTADSMADVLGDRRWLVLTGAGVSTDSGIPDYRGPGAPVRRPMTYADFRRTEAARQRYWARAYLGWSAMGTALPNAAHSALVGLETEGRLSGLITQNVDGLHRAAGHRDVIDLHGRLDQVICLGCSTTTARAELQSVLADLNPGFGPDALVQLPDGDVALEETATFVVAPCGRCGGDLKPDVIFFGESVPPPRVQECQRLVEEAEALVVLGSSLQVYSGRRFVKQAHARGIPIVIVNRGETRGDELASLKVDAGCAETLTGYATSTTRAV, from the coding sequence GTGACCAGCGCGCTTCCGACTGCGACCCCGACCGCGGACTCGATGGCCGACGTCCTCGGGGACCGGCGCTGGCTGGTCCTCACCGGTGCCGGCGTGTCGACCGACTCCGGGATCCCCGACTACCGCGGGCCGGGAGCTCCGGTCCGCCGGCCGATGACGTACGCCGACTTCCGGCGTACCGAGGCGGCGCGGCAGCGCTACTGGGCGCGTGCCTACCTCGGGTGGTCGGCGATGGGGACCGCCCTCCCGAACGCCGCGCACTCGGCGCTGGTCGGTCTGGAGACGGAGGGGCGGCTGTCGGGCCTGATCACCCAGAACGTCGACGGCCTGCACCGGGCGGCCGGGCACCGGGACGTCATCGACCTGCACGGTCGGCTCGACCAGGTGATCTGCCTGGGTTGCTCGACGACGACCGCGCGCGCCGAGCTGCAGTCCGTGCTCGCCGACCTGAACCCGGGCTTCGGTCCGGACGCGCTGGTGCAGCTGCCCGACGGCGACGTCGCGCTGGAGGAGACCGCCACCTTCGTGGTCGCGCCGTGCGGCCGGTGCGGTGGCGACCTCAAGCCCGACGTGATCTTCTTCGGCGAGAGCGTGCCTCCGCCCCGGGTGCAGGAGTGCCAGCGGCTGGTCGAGGAGGCCGAGGCACTCGTGGTCCTGGGCTCGTCGCTGCAGGTCTACAGCGGCCGGCGGTTCGTGAAGCAGGCGCACGCACGCGGCATCCCGATCGTGATCGTGAACCGCGGCGAGACCCGCGGCGACGAGCTGGCGAGCCTCAAGGTCGACGCGGGCTGCGCCGAGACCCTCACCGGCTACGCCACGTCGACGACCCGCGCGGTGTGA
- a CDS encoding serine hydrolase, which yields MRRSSLIHDSLGVPDLLRRARIPKDLDAVTTVGDEVDPTDVGMTRDNVEAIWEAARNLYRSGIHPAVALCVRREGQVVLDRAIGHASGNGPDDHRDAEKVLATPDTPFCIFSATKGTTATLIHLLDEKGLLHIGDPVAEYLPEFARNGKSNITIGHVLSHRAGIPNAPKDALTFDTIDDWQAQREYMYDAKPLSRAGTKQAYHAVSGGSLLGEVVREITGRSIRDVLAEEILEPLGFRWMNYGVAPEDIGKVAVNYPTGPIPVPPLSTFLTRALGVHPDEATRMSNDPRFLTAVLPAANGVATANELGRFYEVLRCGGELDGTRVIGERTLRRARVAQSHLEVDGSLGLPIAFSYGYMLGGKVLSLYGPNTTKAFGHLGWINIMGWADPERALSVGLITTGKSVIYPELARFWEIGHRIGLEAAPIG from the coding sequence GTGCGCAGGTCCTCGCTCATCCACGACAGTCTCGGCGTCCCCGACCTGCTCCGCCGCGCGCGGATCCCGAAGGACCTGGACGCGGTCACCACGGTCGGTGACGAGGTCGACCCCACCGACGTCGGGATGACCCGCGACAACGTCGAGGCGATCTGGGAAGCCGCCCGGAACCTGTACCGCTCCGGCATCCACCCCGCCGTCGCGCTCTGCGTGCGCCGGGAGGGCCAGGTCGTCCTGGACCGCGCGATCGGTCACGCCAGTGGCAACGGCCCCGATGATCACCGTGACGCCGAGAAGGTGCTGGCCACCCCCGACACCCCCTTCTGCATCTTCTCGGCCACCAAGGGCACGACGGCGACGCTGATCCACCTGCTCGACGAGAAGGGTCTGCTGCACATCGGCGACCCGGTCGCCGAGTACCTCCCCGAGTTCGCCCGCAACGGCAAGTCGAACATCACGATCGGTCACGTGCTCTCGCACCGCGCGGGCATCCCGAACGCTCCGAAGGATGCCCTGACCTTCGACACGATCGACGACTGGCAGGCCCAGCGCGAGTACATGTACGACGCCAAGCCGCTCTCCCGTGCCGGGACCAAGCAGGCGTACCACGCCGTGTCCGGTGGCAGCCTGCTCGGCGAGGTGGTCCGCGAGATCACCGGGCGCAGCATCCGCGACGTGCTCGCCGAGGAGATCCTCGAACCGCTCGGCTTCCGCTGGATGAACTACGGCGTCGCCCCCGAGGACATCGGCAAGGTGGCGGTGAACTACCCGACCGGACCAATCCCGGTCCCGCCGCTGAGCACCTTCCTGACCCGCGCGCTCGGCGTGCACCCGGACGAGGCGACTCGGATGTCGAACGACCCGCGGTTCCTCACCGCCGTGCTTCCCGCCGCCAACGGGGTCGCCACCGCGAACGAGCTCGGTCGGTTCTACGAGGTGCTGCGCTGCGGGGGCGAGCTCGACGGCACCCGGGTGATCGGCGAGCGCACCCTGCGCCGGGCGCGGGTCGCGCAGTCGCACCTCGAGGTCGACGGCAGCCTCGGTCTGCCGATCGCCTTCAGCTACGGCTACATGCTCGGCGGCAAGGTGCTCAGCCTGTACGGGCCGAACACGACCAAGGCGTTCGGCCACCTCGGCTGGATCAACATCATGGGGTGGGCCGACCCCGAGCGTGCGCTGTCGGTCGGGCTGATCACCACGGGGAAATCGGTCATCTACCCCGAGCTCGCGCGGTTCTGGGAGATCGGCCACCGGATCGGCCTGGAAGCGGCACCGATCGGCTGA
- a CDS encoding N-acetylmuramoyl-L-alanine amidase produces the protein MIRSVLAATAVVAVGLTAVLTSGSAPGAERVHDDRPDRVAVVAGQTVVAPETLVARTTARPLAGIRIALDPGHQLGNHRFPAKINRLVPAGGFEKPCNTTGTSTNGGYPEATANFAIASAVKKRLEALGATVLMTRTRNSPKLWGPCVDVRGRFGEKVHASLTVSLHADGTRASGRGFHVIAPKSRKPWTNDIAKRSLRLAKALRAGLDQHGVKRSNYLAGGTGLVIRSDLGTLNKSDVPIAMVELGNMRNAREAKRFSSGKGQQTYAAAVVAGIRKYLRR, from the coding sequence TTGATCCGCTCGGTTCTCGCCGCGACGGCGGTCGTCGCCGTCGGGCTCACCGCGGTGCTGACCTCGGGGTCGGCTCCCGGAGCGGAGCGCGTGCACGACGACCGGCCCGACCGGGTCGCGGTCGTCGCCGGGCAGACCGTGGTGGCACCGGAGACGCTGGTCGCCAGGACGACCGCTCGGCCGCTGGCCGGGATCCGGATCGCCCTCGACCCGGGTCACCAGCTCGGCAACCACCGCTTCCCGGCGAAGATCAACAGGCTCGTCCCGGCCGGGGGCTTCGAGAAGCCGTGCAACACCACGGGGACCTCGACCAACGGCGGCTACCCGGAGGCGACGGCCAACTTCGCGATCGCGTCGGCCGTGAAGAAACGCCTCGAGGCGCTCGGGGCCACCGTGCTGATGACCCGCACGCGGAACAGCCCGAAGCTGTGGGGACCGTGCGTCGACGTCCGGGGCAGGTTCGGCGAGAAGGTGCACGCGTCGCTCACGGTGAGCCTCCACGCCGACGGCACCCGTGCGTCCGGCCGCGGTTTCCACGTGATCGCGCCGAAGTCGCGCAAGCCGTGGACGAACGACATCGCCAAGCGGTCGTTGAGGCTGGCCAAGGCGCTGCGCGCCGGCCTGGACCAGCACGGGGTGAAGCGGTCGAACTACCTCGCCGGCGGCACCGGTCTGGTGATCCGCTCGGACCTCGGAACGTTGAACAAGTCCGACGTGCCGATCGCGATGGTCGAGCTCGGCAACATGCGCAACGCCAGGGAGGCGAAGAGGTTCTCCAGCGGCAAGGGCCAGCAGACGTACGCCGCAGCAGTGGTCGCCGGGATCCGGAAGTACCTGCGCCGCTAG
- a CDS encoding YbjN domain-containing protein: MSAADVLRAALTDGGIDWEELTPGIVDVVLPGERKLKIPVRIEVGAHALSLHAFVCRKPDENFEAVYRWMLERNMKMFAMAFALDAVGDIFLDARLPLSVVTPEEIDRLLGSVLSYADESFNVLLELGFASAIRKEWNWRIANGESTANLEAFRGWLEVEPAAD, from the coding sequence ATGAGCGCGGCGGACGTCCTGCGCGCGGCGCTGACCGACGGGGGGATCGACTGGGAGGAGCTGACGCCCGGCATCGTCGACGTCGTCCTGCCCGGTGAGCGCAAGCTCAAGATCCCGGTGCGGATCGAGGTGGGCGCGCACGCACTGAGCCTGCACGCGTTCGTGTGCCGCAAGCCGGACGAGAACTTCGAAGCCGTGTACCGGTGGATGCTCGAGCGCAACATGAAGATGTTCGCGATGGCCTTCGCCCTCGACGCGGTCGGCGACATCTTCCTGGACGCGCGGCTGCCGCTGAGCGTGGTCACCCCGGAGGAGATCGACCGGCTGCTCGGGTCGGTGCTGTCCTACGCCGACGAGTCCTTCAACGTGCTGCTCGAGCTCGGCTTCGCCTCGGCGATCCGCAAGGAGTGGAACTGGCGGATCGCGAACGGCGAGTCGACCGCCAACCTGGAGGCGTTCCGGGGCTGGCTCGAGGTGGAGCCGGCCGCGGACTAA
- the typA gene encoding translational GTPase TypA encodes MSTTTRNDLRNVAIVAHVDHGKTTLVDAMLLQAGAFTEHQAEGVSERAMDSGELEREKGITILAKNTAVHYAGPAAEGKPMTINIIDTPGHADFGGEVERGLSMVDGIVLLVDASEGPLPQTRFVLRKALNADMPVILVVNKTDRGDARIAEVVDETYELFMDLLDESHSQDALDFPVVYASGRAGIASLTAPENATMPDGDSLEPLFQTILDTIPAPTYTEGAPLQAHVTNLDSSPFLGRLALLRIHEGNLKKGQNVAWMKRDGTSKTVKITELLVTEGLERKPGESAGPGDIVAIAGIPDITIGETLADPENPVALPLIHVDEPAISMTIGTNTSPLAGKGPTKNTKVTARLVKDRLDSELIGNVSLRVLPTERPDAWEVQGRGELALAILVEQMRREGFELTVGKPQVVTKEIDGKLHEPTERLTIDAPEEHLGAITQLLALRKGRMEQMTNHGTGWVRMEFLVPSRGLIGFRTDFLTQTRGTGIAHHISEGYEPWAGPIQSRSQGSLVADRAGAATAYAMTNLQERGVMFVEPTTEVYEGMIIGENSRADDMDVNITKEKQQTNVRSSTSDNFEKLIPPKKLSLEQCLEFCRDDECVEVTPDTVRIRKVVLDAGERLRTAARARTAAKNAAANS; translated from the coding sequence ATGAGCACCACCACCCGTAACGACCTGCGCAACGTCGCGATCGTCGCGCACGTCGACCACGGCAAGACCACGCTGGTCGACGCCATGCTCCTCCAGGCGGGCGCGTTCACCGAGCACCAGGCCGAGGGCGTCTCCGAGCGGGCGATGGACTCCGGCGAGCTCGAGCGCGAGAAGGGCATCACCATCCTCGCCAAGAACACCGCGGTGCACTACGCAGGCCCGGCCGCCGAGGGCAAGCCGATGACGATCAACATCATCGACACCCCCGGTCACGCCGACTTCGGTGGCGAGGTCGAGCGCGGCCTGTCCATGGTGGACGGCATCGTGCTGCTGGTCGACGCGTCCGAGGGTCCGCTGCCGCAGACCCGGTTCGTGCTGCGCAAGGCGCTGAACGCCGACATGCCCGTCATCCTGGTCGTGAACAAGACCGACCGCGGAGACGCCCGGATCGCCGAGGTCGTCGACGAGACCTACGAGCTGTTCATGGACCTGCTCGACGAGTCGCACAGCCAGGACGCGCTCGACTTCCCGGTCGTCTACGCCTCGGGCCGCGCGGGCATCGCCTCGCTGACCGCGCCGGAGAACGCGACCATGCCCGACGGCGACAGCCTCGAGCCGCTGTTCCAGACGATCCTGGACACGATCCCGGCCCCGACCTACACCGAGGGCGCACCGCTGCAGGCGCACGTCACCAACCTCGACTCCAGCCCGTTCCTCGGTCGCCTCGCGCTGCTGCGCATCCACGAGGGCAACCTGAAGAAGGGCCAGAACGTGGCCTGGATGAAGCGCGACGGCACCTCCAAGACGGTCAAGATCACCGAGCTGCTGGTCACCGAGGGCCTCGAGCGCAAGCCGGGCGAGAGCGCCGGCCCCGGCGACATCGTCGCCATCGCCGGCATCCCGGACATCACCATCGGTGAGACGCTGGCCGACCCCGAGAACCCGGTCGCGCTGCCGCTCATCCACGTCGACGAGCCGGCCATCTCGATGACCATCGGCACCAACACCTCGCCGCTGGCCGGCAAGGGCCCGACCAAGAACACCAAGGTCACCGCCCGCCTCGTCAAGGACCGCCTCGACAGCGAGCTGATCGGCAACGTGTCGCTCCGCGTCCTCCCCACCGAGCGCCCCGACGCCTGGGAGGTCCAGGGCCGCGGAGAGCTCGCGCTGGCCATCCTGGTCGAGCAGATGCGACGCGAGGGCTTCGAGCTCACCGTCGGCAAGCCGCAGGTCGTCACCAAGGAGATCGACGGCAAGCTGCACGAGCCGACCGAGCGCCTCACGATCGACGCGCCCGAGGAGCACCTCGGCGCCATCACCCAGCTGCTCGCGCTGCGCAAGGGGCGTATGGAGCAGATGACGAACCACGGCACCGGGTGGGTGCGGATGGAGTTCCTGGTCCCCTCGCGCGGACTGATCGGCTTCCGGACCGACTTCCTCACCCAGACCCGCGGCACCGGCATCGCCCACCACATCTCCGAGGGCTACGAGCCGTGGGCCGGGCCGATCCAGTCCCGCTCGCAGGGTTCCCTGGTGGCCGACCGCGCGGGCGCGGCCACGGCGTACGCGATGACGAACCTGCAGGAGCGCGGTGTCATGTTCGTCGAGCCGACCACCGAGGTCTACGAGGGCATGATCATCGGCGAGAACTCGCGCGCCGACGACATGGACGTGAACATCACCAAGGAGAAGCAGCAGACCAACGTCCGCTCCTCCACCTCGGACAACTTCGAGAAGCTCATCCCCCCGAAGAAGCTCAGCCTCGAGCAGTGCCTGGAGTTCTGCCGCGACGACGAGTGCGTCGAGGTCACCCCGGACACGGTGCGGATCCGCAAGGTCGTGCTGGACGCCGGCGAGCGCCTGCGTACGGCGGCCCGCGCCCGGACTGCAGCGAAGAACGCCGCCGCCAACTCCTGA
- a CDS encoding SDR family NAD(P)-dependent oxidoreductase, which translates to MGNPLPRSPRGAPVSTDQARVAVVTGASSGIGAASARALAADGYRVVCAARRTDRIAQLAEEIGGTAVTCDVTSAASVAALADSVGDRLDVLVNNAGGAFDAAHVADAEIETWQRMYEVNVLGVVRVTQALLPALRATGHGLIVNIGSTAGTNTYVAGGGYTAAKHGLRAVSQTLRLELNGEPIRVTEIAPGMVHTDEFALTRLGDADRAAAVYADVDSPLVAADVAEAVRWVATLPRHVNVDEMVLRPVAQAAQFQLHRGPIFSD; encoded by the coding sequence ATGGGAAACCCCCTTCCGCGCAGTCCCCGAGGAGCCCCTGTGAGCACCGATCAAGCCCGAGTCGCCGTCGTCACCGGTGCCAGCAGCGGGATCGGCGCCGCCTCGGCCCGGGCTCTCGCCGCGGACGGGTACCGGGTGGTCTGCGCGGCACGGCGTACCGACCGGATAGCCCAGCTCGCGGAGGAGATCGGCGGCACCGCGGTCACCTGCGACGTCACCTCGGCGGCGTCGGTCGCCGCACTGGCGGACAGTGTCGGGGACCGCCTGGACGTCCTGGTCAACAACGCCGGCGGTGCCTTCGACGCCGCCCACGTCGCCGACGCCGAGATCGAGACCTGGCAACGGATGTACGAGGTGAACGTGCTCGGCGTGGTCCGGGTGACCCAGGCGCTGCTACCGGCGCTGCGCGCTACCGGGCACGGCCTGATCGTGAACATCGGCTCGACCGCGGGAACGAACACCTACGTCGCCGGTGGCGGCTACACCGCGGCGAAGCACGGCCTGCGCGCGGTCAGCCAGACCCTGCGCCTGGAGCTGAACGGCGAACCGATCCGGGTGACCGAGATCGCGCCCGGGATGGTGCACACCGACGAGTTCGCGCTGACCCGGCTCGGTGACGCGGACCGTGCGGCTGCCGTGTACGCAGACGTGGACAGCCCGCTGGTCGCGGCGGACGTGGCCGAGGCCGTGCGCTGGGTCGCGACCCTCCCCCGGCACGTGAACGTCGACGAGATGGTGCTGCGGCCGGTCGCCCAGGCGGCGCAGTTCCAGCTGCACCGGGGGCCGATCTTCTCCGACTAG
- the mshA gene encoding D-inositol-3-phosphate glycosyltransferase produces MISLHTSPLEQPGTGDAGGMNVYVTEVAKRLASRGIEVDIFTRATDSQLPALVPVSAGVNVRHIVAGPFEGLAKDELPGQLCVFAREVLRTEAQFDLGHYDAVHSHYWLSGQVGALARDRWGVPLVHSMHTMAKVKNALLAEGDAPEPPARVIGEEQVVAAADMLIANTVDEAKDLINRYDADPSKVEVVHPGVDLDAFRPTSMAAARARLGVRQDAHVLAFVGRIQPLKAPDVLLRAAAELLRQDPSLRHRLVVAVIGGPSGTGLEHPDALVGLARSLGIADVVRFVPPVRRDELVDWYAAATLVCVPSYNESFGLVAVEAQAVGTPVVAAAVGGLTTAVVDGESGFLVEGHDPADYARVFRRVIAEPALRAELSMGAVAQASGFSWERTADATLEVYQRAVQVLTAEGVR; encoded by the coding sequence ATGATCAGTCTGCACACCTCGCCCCTCGAGCAGCCCGGGACGGGTGACGCCGGCGGCATGAACGTGTACGTCACCGAGGTGGCCAAGCGGCTCGCCTCCCGCGGCATCGAGGTCGACATCTTCACCCGCGCCACCGACTCGCAGCTGCCCGCGCTCGTCCCGGTCTCGGCCGGCGTGAACGTGCGGCACATCGTCGCCGGACCCTTCGAGGGTCTGGCCAAGGACGAGCTGCCCGGCCAGCTCTGCGTGTTCGCCCGCGAGGTGCTGCGCACCGAGGCCCAGTTCGACCTCGGCCACTACGACGCCGTGCACAGCCACTACTGGCTCTCCGGACAGGTGGGCGCGCTCGCCCGCGACCGGTGGGGCGTGCCGCTGGTGCACTCGATGCACACGATGGCCAAGGTCAAGAACGCGTTGCTCGCCGAGGGCGACGCTCCCGAGCCGCCGGCGCGGGTGATCGGCGAGGAGCAGGTCGTCGCCGCTGCGGACATGCTCATCGCCAACACGGTCGACGAGGCGAAGGACCTGATCAACCGCTACGACGCCGACCCGTCCAAGGTCGAGGTCGTGCACCCCGGTGTCGACCTGGACGCCTTCCGCCCGACCTCGATGGCCGCTGCGCGCGCCCGGCTCGGGGTGCGCCAGGACGCGCACGTGCTCGCCTTCGTGGGCCGCATCCAGCCGCTCAAAGCGCCTGACGTGCTGCTCCGCGCCGCCGCCGAGCTGCTGCGCCAGGACCCGTCGCTACGCCACCGGCTCGTGGTCGCCGTCATCGGCGGACCGTCGGGCACGGGGCTGGAGCACCCTGACGCCCTGGTCGGGCTGGCGCGTTCGTTGGGCATCGCCGACGTCGTCCGGTTCGTGCCGCCCGTGCGCCGCGACGAGCTGGTCGACTGGTACGCCGCCGCGACCCTGGTGTGCGTGCCGTCGTACAACGAGAGCTTCGGGCTCGTCGCCGTGGAGGCCCAGGCCGTCGGCACTCCGGTCGTCGCTGCCGCTGTCGGCGGCCTGACCACCGCCGTGGTCGACGGCGAGTCCGGTTTCCTGGTCGAGGGTCACGACCCGGCCGACTACGCCCGGGTGTTCCGCCGCGTGATCGCGGAGCCGGCGCTGCGCGCCGAGCTGTCGATGGGCGCGGTCGCGCAGGCGTCCGGCTTCAGCTGGGAGCGGACGGCCGACGCGACGCTGGAGGTCTACCAGCGTGCGGTCCAGGTCCTCACCGCAGAGGGTGTCCGATGA